In Mustela nigripes isolate SB6536 chromosome 2, MUSNIG.SB6536, whole genome shotgun sequence, a single window of DNA contains:
- the LOC132011117 gene encoding cytochrome P450 4F2 isoform X1 produces MSQLSLSWLGLGQLAASPWHLLLLAGAAWLLARILTWSYRLHDICCRLRCFPQPPRRNWFWGHLGLAPPTEQGLRVVSQHVAIYTQGFKLWMGPIWPLVVLCHPDMVRSVTSVSAAIAPKDMVFYSFMKPWLGDGLLLSAGDKWGRHRRMLTPAFHFNILKPYVKIFNGTANVMHAKWKRLVSEGSNHLDMFEHISLMTLDSLQKCVFSFDSNCQEKPSEYIAAILELSALVAKRHQQILLHTDFLYYLTPDGQRFHRACRLVHNFTDAVIQERRRTLPDQGVDDFLEAKAKTKTLDFIDVLLLTKDEDGKRLSDEDIRAEADTFMFEGHDTTASGLSWVLYNLAKHPEYQERCRQEVQELLRDREPQEIEWDDMTQLPFLTMCIKESLRLHPSVTVISRCCSQDIVLPDGRVIPKGVTCLISIFGTHHNPSVWPDPEVYNPFRFDPENIKERSPLAFIPFSAGPRNCIGQTFAMTEMKVVLALTLLRFRVLPGEEEPRRKPELILRAEGGLWLRVEPLSAAPR; encoded by the exons ATGTCACAGCTGAGCCTGTCCTGGCTGGGATTGGGGCAGCTGGCAGCCTCCCCGTGGCACCTCCTGCTGCTGGCTGGGGCCGCCTGGCTGCTGGCCCGCATCCTGACCTGGAGCTACCGACTGCATGACATCTGCTGCCGTCTCCGGTGTTTCCCGCAGCCTCCGAGGCGCAACTGGTTCTGGGGTCACCTGGGCCTG GCCCCCCCCACGGAGCAGGGTTTGAGGGTCGTAAGTCAGCACGTGGCCATCTATACCCAGGGGTTCAAGTTGTGGATGGGTCCTATCTGGCCCCTGGTCGTTTTGTGCCACCCCGACATGGTCCGGAGTGTCACCAGCGTCTCAG CTGCCATCGCACCCAAGGACATGGTCTTCTACAGCTTCATGAAACCCTGGCTGG GGGATGGGCTCCTGTTGAGTGCTGGTGACAAGTGGGGCAGGCACCGCCGCATGCTGACACCTGCCTTCCACTTCAACATCCTGAAGCCCTATGTGAAGATTTTCAATGGCACTGCGAATGTCATGCAT gCCAAGTGGAAGCGCCTGGTGTCAGAGGGTAGCAACCATCTGGACATGTTTGAACACATTAGCCTCATGACCCTGGACAGTCTGCAGAAATGTGTCTTCAGTTTTGACAGCAATTGCCAGGA GAAGCCTAGTGAATATATTGCTGCCATCTTAGAGCTCAGTGCCCTCGTGGCAAAACGGCATCAGCAGATCCTCCTGCACACGGACTTCCTGTACTACCTCACTCCAGATGGACAGCGCTTCCACAGAGCCTGCCGCCTGGTGCACAACTTCACAGATGCTGTTATCCAGGAGCGACGCCGCACTCTCCCCGATCAGGGTGTTGATGACTTCCTCGAGGCCAAGGCCAAGACCAAGACTTTGGACTTCATTGATGTCCTCCTGCTGACCAAG GATGAAGATGGAAAACGATTGTCAGATGAGGACATCCGAGCAGAGGCTGACACCTTCATGTTTGAGG GCCATGACACCACAGCCAGTGGCCTCTCCTGGGTCCTGTACAACCTTGCAAAGCACCCAGAATACCAGGAGCGCTGTCGGCAGGAGGTGCAAGAGCTCCTGAGGGACCGCGAGCCTCAAGAGATTGAATG GGACGACATGACCCAGTTGCCCTTCCTGACCATGTGCATCAAGGAGAGTCTGCGGTTGCATCCCTCAGTCACAGTCATCTCCCGCTGCTGTAGCCAGGACATTGTGCTCCCAGATGGCCGGGTCATCCCCAAAG GTGTTACCTGCCTCATTAGTATTTTTGGGACCCACCACAACCCATCTGTGTGGCCAGACCCTGAG GTATACAACCCCTTTCGCTTTGACCCAGAAAACATCAAGGAGAGGTCACCCTTGGCTTTTATTCCCTTCTCTGCGGGGCCCAG GAACTGCATTGGGCAGACGTTCGCCATGACCGAGATGAAGGTGGTCCTGGCGCTGACGCTGCTGCGCTTCCGGGTCCTGCCGGGCGAGGAGGAGCCGCGCAGGAAGCCGGAGCTGATCCTGCGCGCGGAGGGCGGACTCTGGCTGCGCGTGGAGCCGCTGAGCGCGGCACCTCGGTGA
- the LOC132011117 gene encoding cytochrome P450 4F3 isoform X2 — protein MSQLSLSWLGLGQLAASPWHLLLLAGAAWLLARILTWSYRLHDICCRLRCFPQPPRRNWFWGHLGLIQSSEEGLLYTQDLASTYGDVCCWWVGPWNAVIRIFHPTCIKPVLFAPAAIAPKDMVFYSFMKPWLGDGLLLSAGDKWGRHRRMLTPAFHFNILKPYVKIFNGTANVMHAKWKRLVSEGSNHLDMFEHISLMTLDSLQKCVFSFDSNCQEKPSEYIAAILELSALVAKRHQQILLHTDFLYYLTPDGQRFHRACRLVHNFTDAVIQERRRTLPDQGVDDFLEAKAKTKTLDFIDVLLLTKDEDGKRLSDEDIRAEADTFMFEGHDTTASGLSWVLYNLAKHPEYQERCRQEVQELLRDREPQEIEWDDMTQLPFLTMCIKESLRLHPSVTVISRCCSQDIVLPDGRVIPKGVTCLISIFGTHHNPSVWPDPEVYNPFRFDPENIKERSPLAFIPFSAGPRNCIGQTFAMTEMKVVLALTLLRFRVLPGEEEPRRKPELILRAEGGLWLRVEPLSAAPR, from the exons ATGTCACAGCTGAGCCTGTCCTGGCTGGGATTGGGGCAGCTGGCAGCCTCCCCGTGGCACCTCCTGCTGCTGGCTGGGGCCGCCTGGCTGCTGGCCCGCATCCTGACCTGGAGCTACCGACTGCATGACATCTGCTGCCGTCTCCGGTGTTTCCCGCAGCCTCCGAGGCGCAACTGGTTCTGGGGTCACCTGGGCCTG ATTCAGAGCTCAGAGGAAGGTCTGCTGTACACACAGGACCTGGCAAGCACCTATGGGGATGTGTGCTGCTGGTGGGTGGGTCCCTGGAATGCGGTGATCCGCATCTTCCACCCCACCTGCATCAAGCCCGTGCTCTTTGCTCCAG CTGCCATCGCACCCAAGGACATGGTCTTCTACAGCTTCATGAAACCCTGGCTGG GGGATGGGCTCCTGTTGAGTGCTGGTGACAAGTGGGGCAGGCACCGCCGCATGCTGACACCTGCCTTCCACTTCAACATCCTGAAGCCCTATGTGAAGATTTTCAATGGCACTGCGAATGTCATGCAT gCCAAGTGGAAGCGCCTGGTGTCAGAGGGTAGCAACCATCTGGACATGTTTGAACACATTAGCCTCATGACCCTGGACAGTCTGCAGAAATGTGTCTTCAGTTTTGACAGCAATTGCCAGGA GAAGCCTAGTGAATATATTGCTGCCATCTTAGAGCTCAGTGCCCTCGTGGCAAAACGGCATCAGCAGATCCTCCTGCACACGGACTTCCTGTACTACCTCACTCCAGATGGACAGCGCTTCCACAGAGCCTGCCGCCTGGTGCACAACTTCACAGATGCTGTTATCCAGGAGCGACGCCGCACTCTCCCCGATCAGGGTGTTGATGACTTCCTCGAGGCCAAGGCCAAGACCAAGACTTTGGACTTCATTGATGTCCTCCTGCTGACCAAG GATGAAGATGGAAAACGATTGTCAGATGAGGACATCCGAGCAGAGGCTGACACCTTCATGTTTGAGG GCCATGACACCACAGCCAGTGGCCTCTCCTGGGTCCTGTACAACCTTGCAAAGCACCCAGAATACCAGGAGCGCTGTCGGCAGGAGGTGCAAGAGCTCCTGAGGGACCGCGAGCCTCAAGAGATTGAATG GGACGACATGACCCAGTTGCCCTTCCTGACCATGTGCATCAAGGAGAGTCTGCGGTTGCATCCCTCAGTCACAGTCATCTCCCGCTGCTGTAGCCAGGACATTGTGCTCCCAGATGGCCGGGTCATCCCCAAAG GTGTTACCTGCCTCATTAGTATTTTTGGGACCCACCACAACCCATCTGTGTGGCCAGACCCTGAG GTATACAACCCCTTTCGCTTTGACCCAGAAAACATCAAGGAGAGGTCACCCTTGGCTTTTATTCCCTTCTCTGCGGGGCCCAG GAACTGCATTGGGCAGACGTTCGCCATGACCGAGATGAAGGTGGTCCTGGCGCTGACGCTGCTGCGCTTCCGGGTCCTGCCGGGCGAGGAGGAGCCGCGCAGGAAGCCGGAGCTGATCCTGCGCGCGGAGGGCGGACTCTGGCTGCGCGTGGAGCCGCTGAGCGCGGCACCTCGGTGA